Genomic window (Actinomycetota bacterium):
GACGCGGGAGGTGAAGGCGATGCGGCTGCCGTCCGGGGACCACACCGGCTGCGCGACGTCTTCCTTGAGGTCCGTGAGCTTGACGGCTTCGCCTCCCGAGGCGGGAATGACGAACAGCTGCGCGGCATCGGACTCCCTGCTGGACGTGAACGCGAGTTGCGAGCCGTCGGGGGACCAGCGGGGACTGGAGTCGCGCTTGGACCCGGACGTGAACCGGCGCGGGGGCGCCGATCCGTCGAGGGGGACGACCCACACCGCGCTGCGGTACTCGGCGGACTCTTTGTCGATGGTCACCAGCACATAGGCGGCCGTCCTGCCGTCCGGGGAAACCCGAGGGTCGGCGACGGCCACCAGGTCGTTGACGTCCTCCGGAGTCATCCCTCTCATCGCCCCTCCTCGGCCGGAAGCGCTCAGACTACAGAGGGGAGCCGGGCACGCTCCCTGGTGCAAGGCGTCCGGTCCGTTTCGACCGGCCGGACCGCGCCGGCCCGGAGCGGGTATCGTTGACGGGTCGTTCCCCACGAGAGGAAGCCATGGTCAAGATCCGTTTGATGCGCGTCGGTGCGAAGAAGCGACCGCTTTACCGCGTCGTCGTTGCCGAGTCGCGCTCGCCGCGCGACGGAAAGTTCATCGAGATAATCGGCCAGTACGACCCCGTGCCCAACCCGAGTGAGATCAGCATCGACTCGGACAAGGCCTTGGCGTGGCTCAACAAGGGGGCCCAGCCCACGGAGTCCACGCTGGCCCTGCTGAAGCGAACCGGAATCTGGACGCAGTACACCGCGTCCCAGCCCCGGAAGCCGAAAGCCGATCCCAAAGCGCGGCGTGGACCGGTGAAGGGCGCGGCCAAGGGCGGCGCCAAGGCGTGATGCAGTCGCGCGGCGCCCCGCGACCTGACCTCGCGCCTGGAGCCGTTTCATGAAGGACATCCTCGAGTTCGTGGCCGGGTACCTCGTGGACGACCCGTCGGCCGTCAAGGTCGAGACGCTCGAGGGCCACCGTTCGGTGATCCTCCAGCTCCACGTGGCCCCCGAGGACATGGGGAAGATAATCGGCCGCAACGGACGGGTCGCCAGGGCGCTCCGGACGCTCATCCAGGCCGCAGCGACGCGCGATGGACGAAACGCGATCGTCGAGATCGTCCAGTAGCGAGTTCGCCGTCGACGGGCCCTCGCATCTCATCGTGGGCCACGTGGGCAAGGCAGTCGGCCTCCGAGGCGAGGTAGAGGTCGAGGTCGTATCCGACGACCCGGAGCGGTTCCGGACGGGGTCCGTCCTGCTTCTGGGGGTGGATCGTCAGGTGACCGTGCGCTCGTCCCGGCGCGCCCGGGGCCGCCACGTGGTCGCGTTCGAGGAGATCGGAGACCGAGAGGGGGCCGAAAGCCTTCGAGGATCGGACCTCAGCGTCCCCGCCGACAGGACCCGGAAGCTGCAGCCGGGCGAGTACTGGGACCACGAGCTGGTCGGATGCGCCGTCCTGTTGGCGGACGGGACCGAAGCCGGCAGGGTCGTGGACGTCCTGCACATGCCCGCCCAGGACCTGCTGGTGGTGGACTCCGGGGGCCGGGAGCGGATGGTCCCCCTGGTGGCAGACCTGGTCGCGTCCGTAGACACGTCCTCGCGGACCATCGTCGTCAACCCCATCCCCGGCCTCCTGGACTGAGCACCTGGTCTCACGGGCGGTAAGGGCGCAACCGCTCCAATAGCATTGGGGTGATGACCCTGCCTCTGGGCCGCCTGCGCCGGCCCCTGGTCCTTGTTGCGTCCGTCGCGGCCCTGGCGACTCCGGCGCTGCCCGAACCGGCCGCGAGGCGGACCTACGCACGGGTTGCCTCGCCGGTGGGCGCGGCCGTGACCGTGACCCCGCCCCCGGCTCCGACGCCGACCCCCGTGCCGGAGATCGTCCCGACGACCATCGAGATGCCGTCGCTCGCCGTCAGCGCGCCGGTCGTGCCGGTGGGGATCGGCCCGGACGGTGCGATGGGAACCCCCGGCAACGCGGTGGACGTCGCCTGGTGGGAGGGGGTTCCGGCGGGTGCGGGAAATGCACTTCTCGCCGGGCACAAGGACTACAACCGCCGGCAGGGGTCCTTTTTCCGGCTCAAGGACCTCAAGCCGGGGGACCCGGTCCGCGTTACGGGGGCCCAGGGGGTCCTGGAGTTCAAGGTCGAGTGGGTGCAGCAGGTGAGTGCCGAGGCGGACGCCGCCGAGATGCTGGGGGACGTGGGGGGCCCGGTGCTGACCCTCATCACCTGCGGCGGGCAGTTCGACCGGCGAATCCGCCACTACCGCGACAGGGTTGTGGCGAGAGCGGTCCTGGCGGCCTAGGGGTCGGGCGACCCGGGCCCGGGAAAAGGGAAAGGACCGCGGCCCCACACCGCGGTCCTCTTCGCGCTCCCGAATTCACAGAATCTGTTCCCGGAGCGCGGCTGGCCCAAACCTCCCGCGAGGCTCGTCATCATGTCCGGGTGCGCATCGACGTCCTGACGATCTTTCCCGAGGCGGTCGAACCGTTCACCCAGGCCTCGCTGCTGGGCAAGGCCGTGGAGCGCGGCCTGCTCGAGGTGCATGTCCACGACCTGCGCGACCACACTCGCGACCGCCACAGGAAGGTCGATGATCAGCCCTACGGTGGGGGGCCGGGGATGGTCATGAAGGCAGAGCCCTTCTTCGACGCGCTGGAGGCCCTGTGTGGGGAGCCGGTCTCGCCGATCCGGGCCCCCGAAGGCCCCGCCCCCGAAGGCCCCGCC
Coding sequences:
- the rimM gene encoding ribosome maturation factor RimM (Essential for efficient processing of 16S rRNA); amino-acid sequence: MGHVGKAVGLRGEVEVEVVSDDPERFRTGSVLLLGVDRQVTVRSSRRARGRHVVAFEEIGDREGAESLRGSDLSVPADRTRKLQPGEYWDHELVGCAVLLADGTEAGRVVDVLHMPAQDLLVVDSGGRERMVPLVADLVASVDTSSRTIVVNPIPGLLD
- the rpsP gene encoding 30S ribosomal protein S16 gives rise to the protein MVKIRLMRVGAKKRPLYRVVVAESRSPRDGKFIEIIGQYDPVPNPSEISIDSDKALAWLNKGAQPTESTLALLKRTGIWTQYTASQPRKPKADPKARRGPVKGAAKGGAKA
- a CDS encoding KH domain-containing protein; the encoded protein is MKDILEFVAGYLVDDPSAVKVETLEGHRSVILQLHVAPEDMGKIIGRNGRVARALRTLIQAAATRDGRNAIVEIVQ
- a CDS encoding class F sortase codes for the protein MTLPLGRLRRPLVLVASVAALATPALPEPAARRTYARVASPVGAAVTVTPPPAPTPTPVPEIVPTTIEMPSLAVSAPVVPVGIGPDGAMGTPGNAVDVAWWEGVPAGAGNALLAGHKDYNRRQGSFFRLKDLKPGDPVRVTGAQGVLEFKVEWVQQVSAEADAAEMLGDVGGPVLTLITCGGQFDRRIRHYRDRVVARAVLAA